The DNA sequence GTAAACCAAACGCAACGCATAATAATATGGACCGGCCACCCCAACGGAATCGATATGGGTTGTGTCAGTGTACGCATTGATAACACCACCGCCATTCGGGATGAGTCGTGTCCAACCCGTTACTCCATCGTCACTACGGTAGATGGCATACCCGGTGATCGGGTTGTAATTAAGTTGAATCAGATCAAAGGTAGCTGTATCATATTTCGCGGTTCGCCATGTTAATTGGGGGTAGTTTCCATTATGACTCGTATCTATGCTAGCCACAACACGCAGACTGCAATAACGTGCTGAATCTGGACTATAAGTGTTATCTGCCTTGCTAACAATCACCGAATAAAAACCCTTGTGGTTGATGGTCCCGGCAGCACTATCATATTCAAAGGCACAAATATTCGTATCACCCTGCGCGATCGGATAACCATTAAGAACTGCAAAATTGTCATCGTCGCCTTCAGCACGAGACATGAAGATGGCACCCGCATGCGTCCAATATCCGGCGCCGTTGTCTTCAGTAATCTGGAAATGTGACCATATCGTATCGCTCATCGTGCG is a window from the bacterium genome containing:
- a CDS encoding T9SS type A sorting domain-containing protein, which encodes MKTIRLIILIGCIFVGLAQADLCQFWMRYGGKVAVPETTAFYFRWYVLDNARTMSDTIWSHFQITEDNGAGYWTHAGAIFMSRAEGDDDNFAVLNGYPIAQGDTNICAFEYDSAAGTINHKGFYSVIVSKADNTYSPDSARYCSLRVVASIDTSHNGNYPQLTWRTAKYDTATFDLIQLNYNPITGYAIYRSDDGVTGWTRLIPNGGGVINAYTDTTHIDSVGVAGPYYYALRLVYAPTLRIIGTDTLWVLSKLSQNSLPLAIIGIEEQGSARQVIPLSVNPNPARGQVIIRLGQAAGNLSVYDTSGKLVRTLPASREVVFNGTDDDGLELPSGIYFIELKTEHNKYTEKLILQK